From one Gossypium hirsutum isolate 1008001.06 chromosome D08, Gossypium_hirsutum_v2.1, whole genome shotgun sequence genomic stretch:
- the LOC107899163 gene encoding protein LEAD-SENSITIVE 1 produces MGQPQSKPRFLQPGDHIYCEREGGLYDHHGIYVGDDMVIHLQGKAKKLEPLPECRKCKDKRVQNGEIAKVCIDCFLRGEKPRIYDYGVPLNEFRFRKRGTCCPHHSKPPHEVISAATYFLEGASFGHYDMFNNNCENFAVYCKTGCADGYQIVGFLEKGSLATAAVAASLGGPPGIVLCAASMAIYGTSKVVTGLNRHN; encoded by the exons TCTACTGTGAAAGAGAGGGAGGTTTATATGACCACCATG GAATATATGTGGGGGACGACATGGTTATTCATCTCCAGGGAAAAGCCAAGAAACTTGAGCCGCTACCTGAATGCCGTAAATGTAAAGACAAGCGTGTCCAAAATGGTGAAATAGCAAAAGTATGCATAGATTGTTTCCTTCGTGGTGAAAAGCCCCGGATCTATGACTATGGAGTTCCACTTAATGAATTCCGTTTCAGAAAACGTGGTACTTGCTGCCCACACCATTCCAAGCCTCCCCATGAAGTTATTAGCGCCGCAACTTATTTCCTTGAAGGGGCAAGCTTTGGCCACTACGATATGTTTAATAACAACTGTGAGAACTTCGCTGTGTATTGCAAAACAGGCTGTGCCGATGGTTACCAGATTGTAGGCTTTCTTGAAAAAGGTAGTCTTGCTACTGCTGCTGTTGCTGCTTCTCTTGGTGGTCCCCCTGGTATAGTTTTGTGCGCTGCTTCTATGGCAATTTATGGTACTTCGAAAGTGGTCACCGGCCTCAATAGACACAATTAG